In Lacerta agilis isolate rLacAgi1 chromosome 1, rLacAgi1.pri, whole genome shotgun sequence, the following proteins share a genomic window:
- the CEP170B gene encoding LOW QUALITY PROTEIN: centrosomal protein of 170 kDa protein B (The sequence of the model RefSeq protein was modified relative to this genomic sequence to represent the inferred CDS: inserted 8 bases in 8 codons; deleted 2 bases in 2 codons), with the protein MSVTSWFLVSSAGIRHRLPREMIFVGREDCELMLQSRSVDKQHAVINYDKXDEHWVKDLGSLNGTFVNDVRIPDQKYITLRLNDVIRFGYDANMYVLDXIQHKVPEEALKHEKYTSQLQMSFKSAVMKRVEQPLEHGGDTESPQAKLEKGEKKAITETTTTYRTPLYGQPSWWGEDDENNKXESADDRRQEEPYPERTKDIGQHAEEINGNITGYSDPQGDSVYAFRREPSYFEIPTKEFQQPVKTPEAQVHEIPTKDVDSVALPVVQSHASFTIEFDDCTPGKXKIKDHVTKFSLRQRRNLGKEAGHAEMISAESKVADWLVQNDPSLMRRPSPGEDVYSTKSDLPVHVRTLKGNRHEDGTQSDSEDPVAPKEDETPSKEHLAEQARLQRQIRRDPQEMLHNQQAFVIEFFDDDTPRKKRSQSFTHSGQSNQNDVDPALKTKIEKRKITVPAEKPGGSVLSSHLPAAGTKGPSNSFTAPRXGSFKREKTEERISSSSSSSRTPGKNHGSVGRKSKIAQXFAAECLRESSQAGKASVEKPAPTPAPLTPRVVAPPPPAPEIVPEPVAADPKXVKARKQEEDDSLSETGTYTIETESQDKEVEEARKMIDQVFGVLESPVFSRISPAFRPVIKGEKEELAHLIGENGSXPKVTMMQVIASKVASEHHAEMQLPLASQGGQKWVSRWASLADSYTDSGSAPGVGDAHLQGPLSQAGIEKDCGPRVAESESSLALRTRRLLPQLPPGDKPESPTPTILICPEAYSDVSPRNAANSHVAEMFVDPASRLAVREDLDPDSLSDASKSDDGFGLEKRRRSHNSTKTLEQSQGKAENGKAKTHQHTVPRLSGLRASSDPLSTSFYIGDEEEESGVPSKLPSSVSPSQAEKEEALFKCGKPAAKGVSNTYVSSNGKMVISLHQGLPLPEEEVVAAKEASSFVRQESFTKEKSSSNVPQNRLPHISSHPLLKDLDVTRANRMDYNQDTHLLLKDTETALAALEAKILCQTNQLDTLENSPGQLEDSLSGESDVDTASTVSLVSGKNLPSHSPKGKPVTTLQKEKPSSTPSAQDQSLQPSARERLSEKRKTLPLEAGSKGENARRFQVKRSPGTGGSLDYTDDERSSSLPYLPANEIASSDQEQSTSRPISRKKPFSQSTKEEHSRVTPTVQKIQQVLTRSNSLSTPRPTRASKLRRARLGDTSDNESADTEKATSHHEGTAAPSKQPAEAKKLSRLDILAMPRKRAGSFTVPSDSESAPARPTFSGRSAESYYSTRKPPVSEARNAARKTAAAVAASKQPFSRTRSSSVKYSSSSTSRRRPQGSDYTSTSEEEYGSNHSSPKHKRSHTSTATQTPRTRGSGLNKQKHSNSRETEDEDYDDHDPYNFIAQTAEIAEIARLSQTLVKDVAILAREIHDVAGDGDSQSSSGTGPSTSHSSVPNTPASTISAREEFHMDFLLPIAHSSLRAAIPSQLVQHIPEASLNYQKVPPGSMGFHDFDQNMNDSREEDLTRKTRMRNREEVIFDNLMLNPVSQLSHTIRENTENLAEKMKILFQNTERTWEEMEAKINSENEVPILKTSNKEISSILKELRRVQKQLEVINAIIDPSGNLDVLANNKMSSATPQSVAAKIRTANNISGSMLEALSPVKKRNYVQKSNFGSASLQDATFVPDGEKYVI; encoded by the exons AGACGACAACTACTTACCGCACACCCCTTTACGGCCAGCCATCATGGTGGGGGGAAGATGATGAAAACAATA TGGAGTCAGCGGATGACAGAAGGCAAGAAGAGCCGTATCCAG AGAGAACAAAAGACATAGGTCAGCACGCAGAGGAAATCAATGGGAACATCACCGGCTACAGCGACCCTCAAGGAGACTCTGTCTACGCCTTCCGAAGGGAGCCTAGTTACTTTGAAATCCCGACGAAAGAATTCCAGCAGCCGGTGAAAACTCCAGAGGCCCAAGTCCACGAAATCCCCACCAAAGACGTTGACTCGGTGGCGCTGCCCGTCGTGCAGAGCCACGCCTCTTTCACCATAGAGTTTGACGACTGCACCCCGGGTA TAAAGATAAAAGATCACGTCACCAAATTTTCGCTCAGGCAGAGAAGGAACCTCGGCAAAGAAGCCGGCCACGCGGAAATGATCTCGGCAGAGAGCAAAGTGGCTGACTGGCTGGTGCAGAACGACCCGAGTCTCATGAGGAGGCCGTCCCCGGGAGAGGACGTGTACAGTACCAAAAGTGACCTCCCAGTTCACGTCAGGACTCTGAAAG GTAACAGACACGAAGATGGAACTCAGAGCGACTCTGAAGACCCAGTAGCCCCCAAAGAAGATGAGACACCTAGTAAAGAACATCTGGCTGAGCAAGCCCGGCTCCAGCGCCAGATCCGGCGCGACCCCCAGGAGATGCTCCACAACCAGCAGGCCTTCGTCATCGAGTTCTTCGACGACGACACGCCTCGGAAGAAGAGGTCGCAGTCCTTCACGCACAGCGGACAGTCCAACCAGAACGACGTGGACCCCGCCTTGAAGACCAAGATTGAGAAGCGCAAGATTACCGTGCCCGCGGAGAAACCGGGGGGCTCTGTGCTCTCATCTCATCTGCCTGCGGCGGGAACCAAGGGGCCAAGCAACTCTTTCACCGCCCCTA CCGGATCCTTTAAGCGGGAGAAGACAGAGGAGCGGATCagctcgtcgtcgtcgtcgtcgagGACCCCTGGAAAGAACCATGGCAGCGTGGGGAGGAAGTCGAAGATCGCTC GATTTGCTGCAGAGTGTTTAAGGGAGAGCTCTCAAGCTGGGAAAGCTAGTGTTGAGAAGCCAGCTCCGACACCGGCGCCGCTCACCCCGCGAGTTGTAGCACCGCCGCCACCAGCACCCGAAATAGTCCCTGAGCCGGTGGCTGCCGATCCTA TGGTCAAAGcgaggaagcaagaggaagacgACAGCTTGAGCGAAACGGGCACGTATACCATTGAGACGGAGTCGCAAGATAAAGAAGTCGAAGAGGCTCGGAAAATGATAGATCAG GTGTTTGGCGTTTTGGAGTCTCCGGTATTTTCTAGAATTTCCCCTGCCTTCAGGCCTGTCATAAAAGGTGAGAAGGAGGAGCTGGCTCACTTGATCGGCGAAAATGGCT AGCCCAAGGTGACTATGATGCAGGTCATCGCTTCCAAAGTTGCCAGTGAACATCATGCGGAGATGCAG TTACCATTAGCATCTCAAGGTGGTCAGAAATGGGTATCGAGATGGGCAAGCCTTGCAGATAGCTATACAGACTCAGGATCTGCTCCTGGAGTTGGGGATGCTCACCTGCAGGGCCCCCTCTCTCAGGCTGGCATAG AAAAGGACTGCGGTCCTAGAGTGGCAGAGTCTGAGAGCTCCCTGGCGTTACGGACGAGGCGTCTTCTTCCTCAGCTCCCTCCGGGTGACAAGCCGGAAAGCCCAACACCGACCATTTTGATTTGTCCAGAGGCATATTCTGACGTTTCACCAAGGAACGCTGCTAACAGCCACGTAGCAGAAATGTTTGTGGATCCTGCCAGCCGACTGGCGGTTCGGGAAGATTTGGATCCCGATAGCCTTAGTGACGCCAGCAAATCTGACGACGGCTTTGGCTTGGAAAAACGCAGGAGGAGCCACAACAGCACCAAAACATTGGAGCAGAGCCAGGGAAAGGCGGAAAACGGGAAAGCCAAAACCCACCAGCACACGGTGCCGAGGCTTTCGGGTCTGAGAGCCTCCAGCGACCCGCTGTCGACATCTTTCTATATTGGCGACGAGGAAGAGGAAAGCGGGGTTCCTTCGAAACTTCCTTCCAGCGTTTCTCCTTCTCAGGCGGAAAAAGAAGAGGCTCTTTTCAAGTGTGGGAAGCCAGCGGCCAAAGGTGTCAGCAATACCTATGTCAGCTCCAACGGGAAAATGGTGATTTCTTTGCACCAGGGGCTTCCGCTTCCAGAGGAAGAAGTCGTGGCTGCAAAAGAAGCGTCGTCCTTTGTCCGGCAGGAAAGCTTTACCAAAGAGAAATCGAGCAGCAACGTTCCTCAAAACCGGCTACCGCATATCTCAAGCCACCCCCTGCTCAAAGATCTCGATGTCACCCGAGCGAATCGCATGGACTATAACCAAGACACTCACCTCCTCCTTAAAGATACTGAAACTGCTCTGGCAGCGCTTGAAGCCAAAATACTCTGCCAAACCAACCAGCTCGACACTCTGGAGAATTCCCCGGGGCAGTTGGAGGACTCCTTGTCCGGAGAATCTGATGTGGACACGGCTAGCACCGTCAGCTTGGTGAGCGGCAAAAACTTACCGAGCCACTCGCCGAAGGGCAAACCCGTGACAACCTTGCAAAAAGAGAAGCCTTCTTCCACGCCTTCTGCCCAAGATCAGAGTCTTCAACCGAGCGCAAGGGAGCGGCTTTCAGAGAAGCGGAAAACTCTTCCGCTTGAGGCAGGGAGCAAAGGCGAAAATGCGAGACGCTTCCAAGTTAAGCGTAGCCCAGGGACCGGTGGCTCCCTGGACTATACAGACGATGAACGAAGTAGTAGCCTTCCATACCTGCCAGCGAATGAAATAGCTTCCTCTGACCAAGAGCAATCCACCTCCAGGCCCATCTCCAGGAAGAAGCCCTTCTCGCAGTCCACCAAAGAGGAGCACAGCAGAGTGACGCCCACGGTGCAAAAGATCCAGCAGGTTCTCACCAGGTCCAATAGTTTGTCTACCCCGAGGCCCACGAGAGCCTCCAAACTTCGCCGGGCCCGGTTGGGGGACACCTCGGACAACGAGAGCGCCGATACCGAGAAAGCAACGTCTCACCACGAAGGAACGGCGGCGCCTTCCAAGCAGCCGGCGGAGGCCAAGAAGCTGTCGAGGCTCGACATCCTGGCCATGCCGAGGAAACGGGCGGGGTCTTTCACCGTGCCAAGCGACTCGGAGAGCGCACCAGCCAGGCCGACGTTCTCCGGGCGCAGCGCAGAGTCGTATTATTCTACCCGGAAGCCCCCCGTGTCGGAAGCCAGG AACGCCGCTAGGAAAACGGCGGCGGCAGTCGCTGCTTCGAAGCAGCCTTTCAGCAGGACACGCTCCAGCAGCGTCAAATACTCCTCTTCTTCCA CTTCAAGGCGGCGGCCGCAGGGCTCAGATTACACTTCCACTTCCGAGGAGGAGTATGGCTCAAACCACAGCTCCCCTAAACACAAACGCTCCCATACTTCAACAGCCACCCAGACGCCCAGGACCCGAGGCTCAGGGCTGAATAAGCAGAAGCACAGCAACAGCAGGGAGACGGAGGACGAAGACTACGACGATCACGACCCCTACAACTTCATCGCGCAGACGGCAGAGATTGCCGAAATCGCCAG ATTGAGCCAGACCTTGGTGAAGGACGTAGCGATCCTTGCTCGAGAGATTCATGACGTTGCTGGAGATGGAGATTCCCAGAGCTCATCGGGAACGGGGCCAAGCACCTCCCACAGTTCTGTGCCTAACACCCCCGCCTCTACCATATCAGCAAGGGAAGAG TTCCATATGGACTTTTTATTGCCT aTTGCTCATTCATCTTTGCGAGCAGCAATTCCATCTCAG CTGGTGCAGCACATACCAGAAGCAAGCCTGAACTACCAGAAGGTGCCTCCTGGCTCAATGGGATTCCACGATTTTGACCAAAATATGAATGACAGCCGAGAAGAGGACCTCACAAGGAAAACAAGGATGAGAAACAGGGAAGAG GTCATCTTTGACAACTTGATGCTGAATCCAGTGTCCCAGTTATCCCACACCATCCGGGAAAACACAGAGAACCTGGCGGAGAAAATGAA AATTCTGTTCCAGAATACTGAGCGGACGTGGGAGGAGATGGAGGCCAAGATTAACTCCGAAAACGAAGTGCCAATCCTAAAGACCTCAAACAAG GAAATCAGCTCTATTTTGAAGGAGCTCCGCAGAGTCCAGAAACAACTCGAAG TTATAAATGCCATCATTGACCCAAGTGGAAACTTGGATGTGCTCGCCAATAACAAAATGTCTTCTGCTACGCCACAGTCTGTGGCGGCTAAAATCAGGACTGCTAACAACATTTCCGGGTCCATGTTGGAGGCGTTGTCTCCTGTCAAGAAGAGAAATTACGTGCAGAAATCAAACTTTGGCTCCGCTAGCCTGCAGGATGCTACGTTTGTTCCGGATGGGGAGAAATACGTGATCTAG